cctgggtctgctggccttttacaagggcccttgttctgctggcctgttgcatgagcctttggctcatgtggtcttttacccttggcacatttgtttggttgtccttttacctgggttattatggctgcgggcctgttttcatggcccttaacttaggtgcttgcttgccttttaccagggttcttgggctgttggccttctctgtggcccctggctaaggtggccgctagtttttattatagtccttgtgggcttgtggctgccagtcttggctgtgacctatggtgcataggtcgcCAGGCTGTGGCTGCTGAGGtgaggcatggttactattcttgctgtggcccttggtgggcatgtctgtttgccttgcggcaatccttggcaggacaacagccattggttttgtcttgtctgcaatccttgcaggtatggttctggttacaccagcaggaggcatgattgactatttggttggatctagcatgggttgtaccatcagctggtgtttgctctgagtttcacagcccatagctaattttgttgctgattggtattcagcagctgtggttggtcatatgttgacttacagctaaccttttcttctgcctttcatgcattgtttttggtcttgtatgccactgcttattatcaataaggctggcttgtggaccagggttttgcaagttcaacaactgacgtgctccattgttgcatgtatggaaattgacttttgtgtcaggtgctagtgcagttggttaccttgtccctaagggtggcattcacaatagctggcttatttactattgcttgtgtattcgaattccactctggttttttgcaaacacttcagctgactggcatcttggcctgctagtgtgacaatggccttgcacatctatgtgggaatacataatagctggctggtccaccactggttgcatgtatggtggctggctctctgccagtggattgtgcatcattgctggttggtaccagtttttgtaggctataagcttctggcatgcctgattttggattgtgatcccagctgttggctggttcactagcttctatgtatggtcacaggtttggttcagtttttgcataaactgtatcattgtgcagcttgagctgtagtggcctcggcttttgtgggtgttttctagaactgtaattggcttgggtcccattgcttgcttatgtagcagttggctggggcaacagcatagcttactggtagatggcttaagtcacattggttggttcagcagcttatccttgtgctgttgtatacccagtttagatttggtggttggtggagctactgggctgtaccagcttggctctacaatggttacaatgatatgctgatttatgataaaccagagttggtgttcatttagttaagtcttcattaggtattattagcatggagttagtggatcttggactgatctctggtgtagaggtgactccggtcagcactggtttgagctgcttccattaagatgcaggaccaggctaatgtgggccaagtctttttagggccacttgctattgctgaggatcgtgtatttctccagcactggtgatagatgcattcaagttgtgtttagtttctgatctgattgatttcctggtggtttctagggtgttttagttctgagatggctattgccatcattctggttttgtcctagggcaccttttttgttttaacagttgcaggatttttgttcttccccaggtggggttttgtcagataaccatattgcaggtatccctctagtcactgagggaacctttttaaacagaatatgtttattcttaatctgcaatgcttgatcctcaagtaccggtctctgtaattttgtggttaattgtgtagctcttgttaatcgtttaccatgtcctaggacatgttgttcttgtgccttttatctacccttttcaggagatatacattttttcagctcccctgttggatggatgtgatgctggccttttctcagggcctccttagcatcagtttggtttttgcattatgttgcttattcccaccccttgttttcggtgcatggcttggtagatcccatgtgtactgacatggagggacgtagaagaaatagagaattttacttacctacttgacgtaaattccttttcttctagtcccgacatgtcagtacagggtttcccatcccaattaattattttggttactgtactgctatggcaaaagtataacagtggtgaggaggaagtcatgtggtcttataggtcatgattcattttgattggctatgttataggtcctacctccaggtctgggaggggcaatgccccatgtgtactgacatgtcgggactagaagaaaaggaatttacgtcaagtaggtaagtaaaattctctatttttatCAGCTGATACAAGATAGTTGGGTGTCTTATATATTTGTAATGTGGGTATGGTGGGTACGTGCTGTACTGTTGTACTGTATGGCAAGGCTGGCAAAATTAGCTCTTTGCAATTGGTCAGTGTTTTAGAGAGAGGGCGGGCAAAGTTGTgtttgggcatatttatcaagggtcgaatttctaattgaaaaaacgtcgaaattcgaatttaaaaagaccaaccgaaattaagtcaaagtttttatttttggtcgaataggtctgttttcgatcgaataggtctgtattcggccgaattcgaatcacattagatcgaattcgattcaaagttttcccccaaaaaacttaagATTTCTCAAGGTCCACCAgataacatacatagtaagttagcttgaaaaaagacacacgtccatcaagttcaactttttgacttttttttaacctgcctaactgccagttgactccaagtaggttctaggaggtcccccataggctaaaacagcaattcagcaggtttaagatggcgaatggtcgaagttgaatttttaaagagtatggggcatatttatcaagggtcgatttcggattgaaaaaacattgaaatacgaattcaaaaagaccaaccgaaattaagtcaaagttatttttggtcgaataggtccgtatttgatcgttttcgaatcgtacgaatcgaaggaaaagcgcattcgatcgaattatattcaaagtttttcccccaaaaaactttgatttttcaaagttcaccaattgactccaaataggttctaggaggtccaccataggctaaaacagtaagtCGGCAGATTGTATATGGCGAATgctcgaattagaatttttaaagagacagggcatgataaatttcaatattctaattttatgcaaattcaaatcaaatttggactattccctagtcgaggtacacaaaaaaaaacttgtaattagaatgataaatttcgatatttgaattgtcaaatttttttcaaattcaaatcgaatttggactattccctagtcaaagtacacaaaaaatagctcgaaattcaatttattttttcattcgaaaattcacctcgacctttgataaaaatctgccccttaatgtatgacaGTGATTCTGTTTGTAATAGAGAAAGCACACACACACGTAAAGAAGATCGTCTATGCATGCGCCTATTGAGAATCCTTTGCCTTTCACAACTATGTGGTCTTGGTCATGAGGAGGGTGcattgcatttttgttttctacAATTAGCCCTTTTGTGGAAACTTAAGATTTGGAACTAGTTAAGGGCTTACAAGTTAAATGTAATTGGAGCAGTGTAGCAGAGTAAAACTATGCCTTTCCATAGACCCATTATTTCCTTTAGACATTTCTTGTGCTTTAACTAGTTTAGTTttacttagtctctgcactctctccagctcatttatatctcttttaaggactggagtccaaaactgcccccatactccagatgaggcctcaccagggacctataaagaggcataattatgttttcatcccttgagttaatgcccttttttatagaAGAAAGAACTTTATTAGCTGAGTGACACTGTCTAAACATACACAGtatgttatccacaaaaatccccagatctccccaacacactgccatttagagtataaaatttatattattCCTGCCAACTGCCAGTTTAGTCAAATCCCTATGCAAAGTGGTAGCATCCTGCGAGGAAGTTCTGCAcagcaaatatgaaaatatttcttcCAATGCCCACCCCAGGATCTTTTAAGCTCAGTAGAGTGTTCTGTGAGTCTATAGTTACATAGTGACTGAACTGTATTTAGGACACAGCTGGTGTTGTTTAATTCTTTATGTTTTAGCAAATACCTTCAAAGGAGGAGCCCTAGTGTTAATCCGATAACTTGTTTGCTAAAATAACACAGAGAATGAACAAGTATAAATACTTCTGTTTCACTTTGTGATCTCCACACGCACAGAAATCAATTGTCTGTGTAGAACAAGGCAAGGTAAGAGTCGCATTCCCCCATTCAAGCAAATTACCTTTTTCACTAAATGTTCCATCTAGATATTTCCATAAGTATAGATAGATGCTTGACTTTTTCCAactttagcttttttcagtttctgtttTTTCTGTAGATTTCTGATGCTTGGGGCTTCTAAAGCTACACCTACCTGTACTTACCAAGGGGGTAATTGATTACAACTAATTTTTAGTGAAATTGTATAAgggaaaaaaccctcacatttttagatttattatgtccCGATTTGGATATGTTTCCAAATCCAAAactactccatctaaaacctgttgaattgatgtaaaagtcaatggaagctgttcctttaaccatttgaagatgtttttaacctttaaccttcacaaattttggggtgtttgatgctggttttcactcggataatttgatttgtttgcgacaatttgaaaaagtcgatCGATTCTGATTTACTCTTCCTTTTGTTTCGTTTTTTTCTTGGATGGTtgggtttgttttttaaaaaaagtgagaaaGTTGAGTTTCTGTAAATATCCATCTAATGACTAAGACTACTCTATCCTGTCCAtgcaaattaaagggatcctgtcatcggaaaacatgtttttttcaaaacacatcagttaatagtgctgctccagcagacttctgcactgaaatccatttctcaaaagagcaaacagatttttttatattcaattttgaaatctgacatggggctagacattttgtcagtttcccagctgcccccagtcatgtgacttgtgcctgcactttaggagagaaatgctttctggccggCTGCTGTTTTgtcttcttaatgtaactgaatgtgtctcagtgggacatgggtttttactattgagtgttgttcttagatctaccaggcagctgttatcttgtgttagggagctgttatctggttaccttcccattgttctgttgtttggctgctgggggggggaagggagggggttgatatcactccaacttgcagtacagcagtaaatagtgattgaagtttatcagagcacaagtcacatgacttgggcagctgggaaattgacaatatgtctagccccatgtcagatttcaaaattgaatataaaaaaatctgtttgctcttttgagaaatggatttcagcagatCAGCagtattaattgattcattttgaaaaaaaaaaaaattcccatgacagtatccctttaatgtgtgagCTCTCACTGTCCAAGTTATGATGAGCTTTTTATGGGGTTGGATttggtttaaataaataatagatgAGAGGCAGTAGGTTGGTTCTAACTGTCACCtacatttgtatttgttgtgCAGAGATCACTAGCCAAGAAAATACAACTCCAGCAGGAGGAGGCCAAAGATGACCATGCAGATGCCAATGGTTGAATTACTTTCCAAAGTGGATTCAGGAAGATGTGTGGGTATTGAAATAGCCAACAAGACCAGATCTATCACCTTATCTTCTCCAAGGTAAATTATGGTGCAAACATCGACATGGCTCACATTGCATGAATACAGTATGGTAATGATCTATTCAGACACCGTGGAAACATGATGAGCTATGTAAGTCATTATTGCTAGACAAAATGTGCTCCATCTCTACTAGATTATGTAACATAGAATGCAGCCTTAtagaggtatggaatccattatccggaaacctgttatccagaaagctccgaattacagaaaggctgtctcccatagactccattattaaaTAATTCCcaattttttctgtgtaataataaaacagtactttgcacttgatcccaactaagatataattaatccttattggaagcaaaaccagcctattgggtttatttcatgattacatgattttctagtagacttaaaggggacctgtcaccccaataAATACttcccaaatcctattttatgatgttagtcaagcgaAATAAAGTTCACTTACACTAtacaaatgatttaaatcttCTTTAGTTTAGTCTTGAACTTCACAATCAAATCaaacagacaggagccattttgtggatactgttattaagccAAGCTCTGTGTCATGCTGAAATCTTGTTAATGCAGAACAGAATGGGGCACCCAAAGCCCCTGCCCAatcactggctacacaattagatagtGGGGAGGAATGTTAGAAATGCACTGGCATGCAGAATGGAATGTGAAagattgcctgccccgcctctatgcctaagacatagaggcagggcaggcaatatataattgacagctgagattttaaaatacatttataactgaTATGGATACtagtaaataaattatttgggtttcatgtgtaatttgaaaattactttgcttatacagctttttatgtctgggtgtctGATATGACGAtcccctttaatttataaaaactgtcaaaataaaaagcaattgtaaaaatgtctgaaatgtgaaaataattaaaactgaaaaaaagtgtggaATTTGTGCTATCCCAGTGCtcaatattaaaggataagtaaacctttaaaataagtgaatgtaaaattgatgagggggctattctaagcacttttgtcatttacattcattgtttatttattttttattccaatatatcaaaggatacatgtactgttaatattaattaatgttaattaattttcctctaacagcgccacctgctgtaacccccccccccatttaaaagctggaaagagtcagatgaagaagtcaaataattcaaaaactatttaaaaaaaagccaaaataaattgaaaagttgttaagaattagGCATTCTCCAACATActaacttaatttaaaggtgaaccacccctttaacagtagtatactatttattattattacaacctAATGGTGCAATAGTATTTTATTACAGTGTGCCTAAATTCACTATTTGTTGAAATGTGATGTAAAACATTGGGAATATTGTactttatttgcataaatattcaatttaATCTTTTAAAGAGCCAGCTTTTTTATTTCTAGCAATATCACATTTAAGTTTTTGTGGTGAGTGGGTAGCAGTTTGCATGGTATCTGGGAACATTCCTAGAAGCAGATTAGCTCCAGGCTCCCCATGTTCATCAGATGCACAGCGATTGAGATCAAGGCCGCTGTGGTGGCAACAtaccacaggtatgggatccgttatccggaaaccaattatccagaaagctccaaattacggaatggctgtctcccatgggctccattataatgaaataatccaatttttaaaaaggatttcctttttctgtgtaatgttCTATGTAACAGTAGATTGTAGATCACAACTAAGTGCAAcagttggcaccctgaatctagaaccaatgccaatcaccctggtctcggctcgtgctttcGCCTGTAGCAgacgcctttggcctcgggaggaaccctcagctactcagatacctccaggtcttaaaacgagaggtgcaaagtgaaaggttctaaacaagtgaaggggcacaactgtgagcaaagtctttgggcagaaggtcgtggtacaaggcgtaaggCAAAatagtagtcagatcaggctgggttgaggcaggcagagaataagagtagtcaggcaggcaagggtcaaaccaggagatcaatcagaaaggatgtagtcagtaatcaggcaagggtcaggatccggtggtcagaatagtcaaaaagccaggcaggggtcacaacaggaatcaaaacaggttcagacagatcagcttaaagctcagaagcaccaggaacaaaacccTAATAAGCTAtttatacttttacatttttgcGCCATTGCGAGctgccagcgcgcctgcgcctttaattcATGCGGAGAAGCGCGCCGAGCGTGCCCTACGGAACCAGCGCCTGAGGAGAAACAGGAGGACAGCTTGGTGGGTGTCCCCACCGCACGGGAGGGTGAGTTgtcacactaagatataattaatccttattagaagcataaccagcctattggggttttttaatgtttacattattttctagtagccttaaggtatgaagatccaaactatggaaagatcagttgtacggaaaacaccaggtcctgagcattctggataacaggtcccatacctgtactgtgggCTGATTTTTATTAACATGGACTGGCCATCTGGTTACAATTTATTATTAATGGATAGCGATGCAACAAGAAATTATTGTAAGAGGCTTTAATTAGAAGCCTGCTAGTCTCTCTATTTTTGGAAAGGGAGGGTGGGTtccaggggtcagtgaccctgacaaccagatcATTTTTCATTTGCAGGCCAGGAATAAGGTAGATTAAAAAGTTGTTTGAAAAGATGAAATATTATGGACTTAAAGGAATAAATCTTGTTAAGCGGTGCGTtaaataataaaaggtgcaaagtgcgCTGTTTGTCATGGACAGCAAAATGAAACAATCCTAACATTAAACCTTGTATcggttgctatgagtaactgcaATTGAGCAAAACtagtgattttaattttttatagtgtatGAGCACTTTTATTGGCATTTTAAGAAATACTGTAAAAGTGACAGCATTCTCATTGTTATTGCAGCACTTACTGTGAAAGTGGCTACTCGCATTCTCCACCACCTCCCAGCATCTCTCCTGGCACCGTGGATCGCTGTATATTTGTGAAAACACCATCAACGACCTGTGGCAGCGTGGGAGTTGTGACTTATTGTCTCTCTAACTCACAAACCGTTGCCATTCTCTTCTCAAACCCCTACGACTATACTTTATACAGCATATACTTTGGGGTATTGATCACTGATCACAGCCCTAAGGCTGACTATGAGCTTTACAATGAGATGTACTGCAATAAAGTACAAAGCTCGCAATTTAAACGTGCTCGGGTGAGTAAAAACTCAAGGGACTTGGAGGTTTCTCATGGGCAGGTGAAAGTTTTAGCCACAATGTCAAATGACACCAAGTCTATATTGAGAGTGGAGATTGTAGATGCCTAAATAGGCCACAAAACTATTCATCAGTGATCTGACTTATTAACTGAACTGCTAAACTGCTCAATACAGTTACCCACAGGCACCAATCAGAGCTTTTTATTTCTACTTTGCAGTTCATGAACAAAAATGATTGTGAATGCTAACGTCAGTTCAGTAATTCAATAATTCAGTAATTCAGTAATTAGCCcacaaagcttaaaggaaaactatacccacaaacaatgtatgtttctataaaaagatattgcataaaacagctcatgtgtaaaaccctgcttcatgtaaataaaccattttcataatataatacttttttagtagtgtgtgccattgggtaatcataaatagaaaattgcgattttaagaaataagggatcctatgattcatggtgcacagaAAGCAACcattcatgttaggtcacatgagccaataaacagacagggttctgtcttttacttccacatttcttcctgttacagttagagctgcagtatttctggtcaggtgatctcttcctgttacagttagagctgcagtatttctggtcaggtgatctcttcctgttacagttagagctgcagtatttctggtcaggtgatctcttcctgttacagttagagctgcagtatttctggtcaggtgatctcttcctgtaacagttagagctgcagtatttctggtcaggtgatctcttcctgttacagttagagctgtagtatttctggtcaggtgatctcttcctgttacagttagagttgtagtatttctggtcaggtgatatcttcctgttacagttagagctgtaatatttctggtcatctgatctcttcctgttacagttagagctgcagtgtttctggtcaggtgatctctttctgttacagttagagctgcagtgtttctggtcaggtgatctcttcctgttacagtttacagttagagctgtagtatttctgggcaggtgatctcttcctgttacaatttacagttagagctgcagtatttctggtcaggtgatctcttcccgttacagctagagctgcagtatttctggtcaggtgatctcttactgttacagttagagctgcagtatttctggtcaggtgatctcttactgttacagttagagctgcagtatttctggg
The Xenopus laevis strain J_2021 chromosome 9_10S, Xenopus_laevis_v10.1, whole genome shotgun sequence DNA segment above includes these coding regions:
- the LOC108702347 gene encoding DELTA-thalatoxin-Avl1a, producing the protein MTMQMPMVELLSKVDSGRCVGIEIANKTRSITLSSPSTYCESGYSHSPPPPSISPGTVDRCIFVKTPSTTCGSVGVVTYCLSNSQTVAILFSNPYDYTLYSIYFGVLITDHSPKADYELYNEMYCNKVQSSQFKRARVSKNSRDLEVSHGQVKVLATMSNDTKSILRVEIVDA